The Chloroherpetonaceae bacterium genome window below encodes:
- a CDS encoding asparaginase domain-containing protein, giving the protein MKIKFFTTGGTIDKVYFDAKSEFQVGQPQVVEVLEQAHVAFHYEVVPILKKDSLEITPGDRELIRKTVEVDPCERIIITHGTDTMAETAHLLLGIPKKTIVLTGAMEPAISRHSDADFNIGTAVAAVQALPNGVYIVMNGRIFHAENVRKNRAERKFEVIQSGDAFAASKG; this is encoded by the coding sequence ATGAAAATCAAATTCTTTACAACCGGCGGGACGATTGACAAGGTGTATTTCGATGCCAAAAGCGAATTCCAAGTCGGGCAGCCGCAAGTGGTCGAAGTGCTCGAACAAGCACATGTGGCGTTTCACTACGAAGTTGTGCCAATCCTGAAAAAAGACAGCCTCGAAATCACGCCCGGCGACCGGGAACTCATTCGCAAAACTGTGGAAGTTGACCCTTGCGAGCGCATCATCATCACCCACGGCACCGATACAATGGCCGAAACCGCGCATCTTTTGCTTGGTATTCCCAAGAAAACGATTGTGCTGACAGGCGCAATGGAACCCGCGATTTCCCGCCACAGTGATGCCGATTTTAATATTGGCACGGCGGTCGCTGCGGTTCAAGCCTTGCCAAATGGGGTGTATATCGTGATGAACGGCAGAATCTTCCACGCAGAAAATGTCCGCAAAAACCGAGCGGAGCGAAAGTTTGAAGTCATTCAATCCGGCGATGCCTTTGCCGCCTCTAAAGGATAA
- the metX gene encoding homoserine O-acetyltransferase has translation MDFSRHISPQTKFFTLQHPLMLESGEVLPAPTVAFRTWGKLSASKDNAILLCHGLTGSADADDWWKPLIAENAAFNPVHDFIIATNVLGSCYGTTGPCSLNPKTQKRYQADFPRITIRDMVALQARLLDELGIKSLKMVVGGSLGGMQVLEWGAMFPNRVRALIPIATSGRHSAWCIGIGEAERAAIIRDPKWNNGFYDERHPPTDGLSTARMIAMITYRTSESFTKRFGREMQDSDRFRVESYLHYQGEKLNQRFDANTYITLTKAMDTHDLGRGRASYEAALGAISHPALVVSITSDILYVPSEQAELARLMPNAELRHLESDNGHDAFLIDMIPLSDMIREFRAKYGI, from the coding sequence ATGGATTTTAGTCGCCATATTTCTCCGCAAACAAAATTTTTTACCCTTCAACATCCGCTGATGTTAGAATCGGGAGAAGTTCTGCCTGCGCCAACGGTTGCCTTTCGCACTTGGGGCAAACTTTCGGCTTCCAAAGACAATGCCATACTCTTGTGCCACGGCCTCACCGGCTCAGCCGACGCCGATGATTGGTGGAAGCCGCTCATTGCTGAAAACGCGGCATTCAATCCTGTGCATGATTTTATCATTGCCACCAATGTGCTTGGAAGCTGCTACGGAACCACCGGTCCGTGTTCCTTAAACCCAAAAACGCAAAAGCGATACCAAGCCGATTTTCCCAGAATTACAATTCGTGATATGGTTGCACTTCAAGCCCGGCTTTTAGATGAATTGGGGATTAAATCGCTGAAAATGGTTGTGGGCGGTTCGCTCGGTGGAATGCAGGTTTTAGAGTGGGGCGCGATGTTTCCTAATCGCGTTCGTGCCTTGATTCCGATTGCTACTTCAGGCAGGCACTCCGCGTGGTGCATCGGTATTGGAGAAGCCGAGCGAGCCGCAATCATTCGCGATCCAAAATGGAACAATGGCTTTTATGATGAACGTCATCCGCCAACGGATGGACTTTCAACCGCGCGAATGATTGCAATGATTACCTATAGAACCTCCGAGAGCTTTACCAAACGATTTGGAAGAGAAATGCAAGATAGCGACCGGTTTAGGGTGGAAAGTTATTTGCACTATCAAGGCGAAAAGCTCAATCAGCGCTTTGATGCCAATACATACATCACCCTCACGAAGGCAATGGATACGCACGATCTCGGGCGAGGTCGAGCAAGTTACGAAGCCGCACTTGGGGCGATATCGCATCCGGCATTGGTCGTGAGCATTACTTCCGATATTCTCTATGTTCCTTCCGAGCAAGCCGAATTGGCACGCCTCATGCCCAACGCCGAACTCCGCCACCTTGAAAGCGACAACGGTCACGATGCTTTTCTCATTGATATGATTCCACTGAGTGATATGATTCGAGAATTTCGAGCGAAATACGGGATTTGA
- a CDS encoding DUF4905 domain-containing protein, translating into MSIFSLFKKKLSPKWAFKKDGFIWKALFLDSGFIAIEHRAKSERKTTFLLLDAETGKAIWQDYTLLVPNGPKKGEPIGEGWWVGLEAVKGELIYLHSYFNPSSPEHLGIWAMQARTKELKWALPDFSFLCFTQGKMMAYRESGDAEGFADRNFFMINPETGEIVESLGKDSLITNRIREDAESEAEMQGVELPVPCAPEAKQYQDILSVLKPYMSDKPITGGFELLRSSGKLFFGYHEQTERTVVTQVGLPVKALNYRLKVLDEASEKIQFDDIISTLMSGFLVDGFFVRKGVLYFVRERDTVCAYPLE; encoded by the coding sequence ATGTCTATTTTTTCACTCTTCAAAAAAAAGCTTTCGCCCAAGTGGGCCTTTAAGAAAGACGGATTTATCTGGAAAGCCCTCTTTTTAGATTCAGGCTTTATCGCGATTGAACATCGCGCGAAAAGCGAACGCAAAACCACCTTTCTTTTGCTTGATGCAGAAACAGGCAAAGCGATTTGGCAAGATTATACCCTGCTCGTTCCAAATGGTCCGAAAAAAGGGGAACCCATCGGTGAAGGTTGGTGGGTTGGCCTTGAAGCGGTAAAAGGTGAACTCATTTATCTCCATAGTTACTTCAACCCAAGTTCGCCTGAACACTTAGGAATTTGGGCAATGCAAGCACGCACGAAGGAACTCAAATGGGCGCTACCCGATTTCTCCTTTCTATGTTTTACACAAGGAAAAATGATGGCTTATCGCGAAAGCGGCGATGCTGAGGGTTTCGCCGATCGTAATTTTTTTATGATTAACCCTGAAACGGGTGAAATTGTAGAATCCCTTGGAAAGGATTCGCTGATTACCAATCGCATTCGTGAAGATGCTGAGAGCGAGGCCGAAATGCAGGGCGTTGAACTGCCTGTTCCTTGTGCGCCGGAGGCGAAGCAGTATCAAGATATTTTATCGGTACTAAAACCGTATATGAGCGATAAACCAATAACCGGAGGATTTGAACTATTGCGTTCAAGCGGAAAGCTGTTCTTTGGCTATCATGAACAGACGGAGAGAACCGTTGTCACACAAGTGGGTTTACCGGTGAAAGCACTAAATTATCGCTTGAAAGTGCTCGATGAAGCGAGCGAGAAAATTCAATTTGATGATATCATCAGTACCTTAATGAGTGGCTTTTTGGTGGATGGTTTTTTTGTTCGAAAAGGTGTGCTTTACTTTGTGCGTGAACGCGATACCGTATGCGCGTATCCTTTGGAATAA
- a CDS encoding type II toxin-antitoxin system YafQ family toxin, producing the protein MISICFSSSFQRAYKKRIKGNLLLQKRFEDKLEIFKKNPFEKSFFTHKLSGDLKDLMSFSIDYDVRVVFYFNSQGDAVFVDIGSHDAVY; encoded by the coding sequence ATGATATCAATTTGTTTTTCTTCATCTTTTCAAAGAGCCTATAAAAAACGAATAAAAGGGAATCTACTACTACAAAAAAGATTCGAGGATAAGTTAGAGATATTCAAAAAAAATCCGTTTGAAAAATCTTTTTTTACTCATAAACTGAGTGGAGATTTGAAAGATTTGATGAGTTTTTCAATTGATTATGATGTTCGTGTAGTTTTTTACTTTAATTCGCAAGGGGATGCAGTTTTTGTTGATATAGGGTCACATGATGCTGTTTATTAA
- a CDS encoding tyrosine recombinase XerC — protein MSNKTELFFVSKFLNFLEEEKQFSPHTLEAYKTDLSHFYQFLQKHFEVKNSDDINLKEIDAITIRLYLGDLLDTGYETKSIGRKLASVKSFFKYLITSKVLESSPAAGVSTPKVSKKLPSFLNESQTETLFQQLEEVGRDGDFEGVRDRAILELLYSSGLRLSELVGLNTSDIDLQTGLVKVLGKGKKHRIVPIGNKAISSLKNYFDVKNKFFNISPSKFFDITESHGERHDKEPLFMTEKGKRIYPVLVQRLTERVLLPVTEMKKKSPHVLRHTFATHLLNKGADLRSVSEMLGHSSLSTTEIYTHVTFERLKEVYSKAHPKA, from the coding sequence ATGAGTAACAAAACGGAATTATTTTTTGTATCAAAGTTTCTCAATTTCCTCGAAGAAGAGAAACAATTTTCACCTCACACCCTCGAGGCGTACAAGACTGACCTTAGTCACTTTTATCAGTTTCTTCAAAAGCATTTTGAAGTGAAAAACTCCGATGATATTAATCTCAAAGAAATAGATGCCATTACCATTCGCTTGTACTTAGGCGATTTGCTTGATACCGGCTATGAAACCAAATCAATCGGGCGGAAACTTGCCTCAGTGAAAAGTTTCTTTAAATACCTCATCACTTCCAAGGTGCTTGAATCTTCACCGGCAGCCGGAGTCTCGACCCCGAAGGTTTCTAAAAAGCTTCCATCATTTCTGAACGAATCGCAAACAGAAACACTCTTCCAACAGCTTGAAGAAGTGGGTCGTGATGGCGATTTCGAGGGCGTCCGCGACCGTGCGATACTTGAACTGCTTTACAGTTCGGGGCTTCGTTTAAGCGAGTTGGTCGGGTTAAATACCTCCGATATTGACTTGCAAACCGGACTTGTGAAAGTGTTAGGAAAAGGAAAAAAGCACCGAATTGTGCCGATTGGGAATAAAGCGATTTCAAGCCTAAAAAACTACTTTGATGTAAAAAATAAGTTCTTTAATATTTCACCATCAAAGTTCTTTGACATTACTGAATCTCACGGTGAGAGACATGATAAAGAGCCGCTATTTATGACTGAAAAAGGAAAGCGTATTTATCCCGTATTGGTGCAGCGTTTAACAGAGCGAGTGCTTTTACCAGTAACGGAAATGAAAAAAAAGAGTCCGCATGTACTTCGTCATACATTTGCCACGCACTTACTCAATAAGGGTGCTGATTTGAGAAGTGTCAGTGAGATGCTTGGGCATAGCAGCCTTTCAACGACTGAAATTTACACGCATGTAACTTTTGAGCGCTTAAAAGAAGTTTACAGCAAAGCGCATCCAAAAGCATAA
- a CDS encoding HPF/RaiA family ribosome-associated protein has product MRSIHNNRKLQAQFEGAAADQMMGGSAKRIEPDDMQFQFTLRHANSSPQLEEYALNAVQEFKKYFNGVSTVHVVLDHQKNDYVKNKFAEIKVTAIGNSFISKEFAETYEKAIESCVESIKRQLIKYKEKIRQI; this is encoded by the coding sequence ATGAGAAGCATTCACAACAACCGGAAACTTCAAGCGCAGTTTGAAGGGGCAGCAGCAGACCAAATGATGGGCGGCTCTGCCAAAAGAATTGAACCTGATGACATGCAGTTTCAATTTACGCTAAGGCATGCGAATTCTTCTCCACAACTTGAAGAGTATGCGTTAAATGCCGTTCAGGAATTTAAGAAGTACTTTAACGGCGTTTCCACCGTTCATGTGGTTCTTGATCATCAAAAAAATGATTATGTCAAGAACAAATTCGCTGAAATAAAAGTCACGGCAATTGGAAATTCTTTCATCTCGAAAGAATTCGCAGAAACTTACGAGAAGGCAATTGAGAGTTGTGTGGAATCGATTAAGCGTCAACTTATCAAATACAAAGAAAAGATTAGACAGATTTGA
- the hprK gene encoding HPr(Ser) kinase/phosphatase yields MIDFEKKPLTRGELSVADLYEHLTGRLNVDVQRLNDVPMKRMIKERDIHRPGLALAGFTNLFTHWRVQIFGNTEVQFIEHLPLEARQMAFSNIFHYEMPCIFITDGNKVEPKLIEMATDKSVPIFLTTLTTTKLIYLISDFLDDQFSPYQSYHGSMMDVYGIGILFVGRSGIGKSEIALDLIERGHRLVSDDRVMITRKGESVLMAAGEAGFKHFMEIRGLGIIDVRAMFGVRAIRYQKRVEVVVELMEWDSQKSYERLGLDTKTVDILGVAVPHVLLPIYPGKNITVIAEVVALNYLLKHYGYDSAKAFEKNLSEMIARKTMKPKKRSQDEPAIRYFEHDFE; encoded by the coding sequence ATGATAGATTTTGAAAAGAAACCCTTAACTCGTGGCGAACTTTCAGTTGCAGATTTGTATGAGCACCTCACGGGGCGTTTGAATGTGGATGTTCAGCGGCTAAATGATGTGCCAATGAAGCGAATGATTAAAGAACGCGACATACACCGCCCCGGCTTGGCTTTGGCAGGATTCACAAATCTCTTTACACATTGGCGCGTTCAAATTTTTGGAAATACCGAAGTTCAGTTTATTGAACATTTGCCTTTAGAAGCAAGGCAAATGGCCTTTTCAAATATCTTCCACTACGAAATGCCGTGCATTTTTATTACGGATGGCAATAAGGTAGAACCAAAGCTTATTGAGATGGCAACCGATAAAAGCGTTCCCATTTTTTTAACAACCCTTACAACAACGAAACTCATTTATCTCATCAGTGATTTTTTAGATGATCAATTTTCACCTTATCAAAGCTATCACGGCTCGATGATGGATGTTTATGGAATTGGAATTTTATTTGTTGGTCGAAGCGGAATCGGTAAATCAGAAATAGCCCTTGACCTCATCGAGCGAGGACATCGATTAGTTTCGGATGATCGAGTGATGATTACTCGGAAGGGGGAATCGGTTTTAATGGCCGCCGGTGAGGCAGGATTCAAACACTTTATGGAGATTCGAGGATTAGGCATTATTGATGTTCGAGCAATGTTTGGCGTCAGGGCAATTCGTTACCAAAAAAGGGTTGAAGTGGTTGTAGAATTAATGGAATGGGACTCACAAAAATCTTATGAGCGATTAGGGCTTGATACAAAAACGGTGGATATTCTGGGCGTCGCGGTTCCACATGTTTTACTGCCAATTTATCCCGGAAAAAATATCACCGTAATCGCAGAAGTGGTTGCTCTTAATTATTTGCTCAAGCATTATGGTTATGATTCTGCTAAAGCATTTGAAAAGAACCTTTCTGAAATGATCGCCCGAAAGACAATGAAACCAAAAAAGCGCTCTCAAGATGAACCCGCAATTCGATATTTTGAGCACGACTTTGAATAA
- a CDS encoding ABC transporter substrate-binding protein produces the protein MNRIVKSISIACIGIIFLSVGCKKNEGISRSKTLVTSILADANFLNPVIASSFETALILEQLYPTLLITDFDTAKGVLEFRVDEGSLAESFSIAEDSKSITYKLRPTAKWNDGTPITPADFRFSYELYGDTAVKSLRQQYLSDFVRKESGEIDIEKAIEITDSKTVTFHFAKPLPKNLLFFRSNLPPIPKHVWENVERSTMRQSPFNQNPVTARWYKLEKWSRNSELSLVPDKANTNGPAGTLDRVVYRVIPDYTARLTQIQTGDLDIVETVKPEDIKPLLEKNPNIEIKVVPPRAIDHITYPAIDLEAYQKGKLVPHPIFGSKKVRQAFTLAINRQSIIEGYLGSYGMIANSDISPIFKWAYNKNIVPHPYDPKEAARLLDEEGWKIGNDGIREKKGVKMRIKLYLNSGNARRAYASNIVQANWKDIGVACELVEVESNTFFSEITNRKYNHPVFAGTAVGLEIDPKDNWSSDFKKARFNWAGYQIPRLDTLMQLASSEPNLEQAAKYWMEFQVILHDEQPRTFMYWVLQTHAFSKNIQNSEVSVTTTYEKMYRWKMNAGGNLSTASFFTVE, from the coding sequence ATGAACCGTATCGTTAAATCAATTTCGATTGCCTGCATTGGGATTATATTTCTTTCTGTTGGTTGCAAAAAAAATGAAGGAATCTCGCGATCAAAAACCCTTGTGACCTCGATTCTTGCAGATGCCAATTTTCTCAACCCCGTGATAGCAAGTTCATTTGAAACGGCATTGATTCTCGAACAACTTTATCCGACATTGCTCATTACCGATTTTGATACAGCGAAAGGCGTATTAGAATTTCGTGTTGATGAAGGTTCGCTCGCGGAGTCGTTTTCAATAGCTGAAGATTCCAAATCAATCACCTACAAACTTCGCCCAACAGCCAAATGGAATGATGGCACGCCGATTACACCCGCAGATTTTCGCTTCTCCTATGAACTCTATGGCGATACCGCCGTTAAGAGCCTCAGGCAGCAGTATCTTTCCGATTTTGTTCGAAAAGAATCCGGTGAAATTGATATTGAAAAAGCGATTGAAATTACAGATTCAAAGACCGTTACCTTTCATTTTGCAAAACCACTCCCCAAAAATTTACTTTTCTTCCGAAGCAACTTGCCGCCAATCCCAAAACACGTTTGGGAAAATGTTGAACGAAGCACAATGCGCCAGAGCCCGTTCAATCAAAATCCGGTGACAGCACGATGGTACAAATTGGAGAAGTGGAGTCGAAATTCAGAACTTTCTCTTGTTCCTGACAAAGCCAATACGAATGGACCTGCAGGCACATTAGATCGCGTTGTTTATCGTGTGATTCCCGATTACACCGCAAGGCTTACGCAGATTCAAACCGGCGATTTGGATATTGTTGAAACCGTTAAGCCGGAGGATATAAAGCCGCTTCTTGAAAAAAATCCTAACATTGAAATAAAAGTAGTTCCACCACGTGCAATTGACCATATCACTTATCCGGCAATAGATTTAGAGGCGTATCAAAAAGGGAAACTCGTGCCTCATCCGATATTTGGAAGTAAGAAAGTTCGTCAAGCGTTTACACTTGCCATCAATCGGCAATCTATCATTGAAGGCTATCTTGGATCGTATGGAATGATTGCCAATTCTGACATCTCTCCCATTTTTAAGTGGGCATACAACAAAAATATTGTTCCGCATCCTTATGACCCAAAAGAAGCCGCGAGACTCTTAGATGAAGAAGGGTGGAAAATTGGAAACGATGGAATCCGAGAGAAAAAAGGAGTCAAAATGAGAATTAAACTTTACTTAAACTCAGGAAACGCCCGTAGAGCTTATGCAAGTAATATCGTGCAAGCAAATTGGAAGGATATCGGAGTTGCGTGTGAACTTGTAGAAGTCGAAAGTAACACCTTCTTTTCGGAGATTACAAATAGAAAGTACAACCACCCTGTATTCGCAGGAACTGCAGTAGGGTTAGAAATTGATCCAAAAGATAATTGGAGTAGTGACTTCAAAAAAGCTCGGTTTAATTGGGCGGGTTATCAAATCCCAAGACTTGATACTTTAATGCAGTTGGCGAGCAGCGAACCAAATCTTGAGCAAGCAGCAAAGTATTGGATGGAATTTCAAGTAATATTGCACGATGAGCAGCCACGAACCTTTATGTATTGGGTTTTACAAACACATGCATTTTCAAAGAACATCCAGAATTCAGAGGTTTCTGTGACAACCACTTACGAAAAAATGTATCGCTGGAAAATGAATGCAGGAGGAAATCTCAGCACCGCAAGTTTTTTTACTGTTGAATAA
- a CDS encoding ABC transporter permease, giving the protein MFGYIIRRFLIAVPLIFGVLTVTFFIIRLAPGDPAAFFIQPGISPKVAEQMREQYGLNDPLPIQYAKWLGNVIQGDFGKSFSRQQPVFDIISEAVPVTLSFAVIAIVLQFLIGICIGVVSAVRQGSKLDKSLTISALFIYSMPEFWLSLMLIIFFSLKLGWLPASNLNSVGAEGFSDWDYFLDRLKHMILPVFVLSLSSAAGIARYVRGSMLEVIRQDYIRTAKAKGLSERAIILKHALRNALLPVITILGNSLPFLLSGALFVEVIFAIPGMGRITVDAIFARDYPLIIANTFISASLIVLGNLVADVLYAVVDPRIKLS; this is encoded by the coding sequence ATGTTCGGTTACATTATAAGAAGATTTTTGATAGCTGTTCCACTCATTTTTGGTGTTCTCACAGTCACATTTTTCATCATTCGTCTTGCGCCCGGCGATCCCGCTGCATTTTTTATTCAACCCGGCATCAGCCCTAAAGTCGCGGAGCAAATGAGGGAACAGTACGGTCTCAATGACCCGCTCCCCATTCAATATGCGAAATGGCTTGGCAATGTTATACAAGGCGATTTCGGGAAGAGCTTTAGCCGGCAACAGCCCGTTTTTGATATTATTTCCGAAGCCGTACCCGTAACCCTTTCATTTGCGGTCATCGCGATTGTTCTGCAATTTCTTATTGGCATTTGTATTGGTGTTGTATCGGCTGTCCGCCAAGGAAGCAAACTCGATAAATCACTAACAATTTCAGCACTATTTATTTATTCAATGCCGGAGTTTTGGCTTTCATTAATGCTGATCATTTTTTTCTCATTAAAATTGGGTTGGCTTCCAGCCTCAAATCTTAATAGTGTTGGGGCAGAAGGATTTTCTGATTGGGATTATTTTCTCGATAGATTAAAACACATGATTCTACCTGTATTTGTATTGAGTTTAAGCAGCGCGGCAGGAATAGCACGTTATGTTCGTGGGAGTATGCTTGAAGTTATACGACAAGATTACATTCGAACAGCTAAGGCGAAGGGGCTTTCGGAGCGCGCAATTATCCTTAAACATGCTTTGCGAAATGCACTTCTTCCAGTCATTACTATTTTAGGAAACTCACTCCCATTTCTTTTAAGCGGTGCACTCTTCGTTGAAGTCATATTTGCCATTCCGGGTATGGGCAGAATTACGGTTGATGCAATATTCGCTCGTGATTATCCACTCATCATTGCCAATACTTTTATTTCAGCAAGCTTGATTGTACTAGGAAATTTAGTTGCAGATGTGCTTTATGCAGTTGTCGATCCGAGAATAAAACTAAGTTGA
- the thrA gene encoding bifunctional aspartate kinase/homoserine dehydrogenase I: protein MLILKFGGTSVGTPDRIKAITKISGDIARKHKGLGIVVSAFSGVTDSLFTLGNLSSSGKAEYKKLLSDLETRHFEAVRSLIDVRRQSGVLAGVKVMMNELEDVLHGTFLLRDLSPKTMDFIAGFGERLSAYIISEAFQEPGILPDYYCPEFLDARKFIRTNNQYGSAQVDFEATTILIAPLKEKMLHPEEPLFPIITGFIGSTESGHSTTLGRGGSDYTASIFGAALNSDEIQIWTDVDGFMTADPRKVSTAFPIPFMSYEEALEMSNSGAKVLYPPTVQPAMLKKIPIRICNTFNPSFEGTVISTKPSNPESPVCGISSLDGVSLLRLQGTGLVRVVGTARRMFTALSEAGINVILISQASSEHSICVAISPSEANKAKLAVTEAFKSEIQNGVIEEVTLENDLCIVAAVGENMRSRTGISGWLFQTLGKNGINIIAIAQGSAERNISIVIRKVDESKALNVLHEVFFLSNKKVVNLFMIGTGLIGGTFLKQLQAHTTILRENQALELRVVGLARSKKMIFEKNGIRLENWKSELEKSNIPMSLSGFIDEMKRLNMPNSIFIDCTSNDTVASVYNDVLSSSISVVTPNKRANSGSFSAFREMHLNAIKNDVKFLYETNVGAGLPVINTLNDLLASGDQIIKIEAVLSGSLSFIFNTFKPGMKFSEVVKLAKEQGYTEPDPRDDLSGTDVARKILILSRVAGAPLELSDVSVNPFLPKECFDAESVDSFFKELEKLDGEFELMVSDSEKKGEKLRFIAAFENGRASVSLQSVDMSHPFYLLSGSDNIISYTTLRYKERPLVIKGPGAGAEVTAAGVFANVISISSYLS, encoded by the coding sequence ATGCTCATATTAAAATTTGGCGGGACTTCAGTAGGAACGCCTGATCGCATTAAAGCAATAACAAAAATTTCTGGAGACATTGCGCGCAAACACAAAGGACTTGGAATTGTGGTTTCTGCTTTTTCGGGTGTCACTGATTCACTCTTTACGCTTGGTAATTTGTCTTCTTCAGGAAAAGCCGAGTATAAAAAGCTGCTCTCTGACCTCGAAACAAGGCATTTCGAAGCAGTGAGAAGTTTGATCGATGTTCGCCGGCAAAGTGGCGTATTAGCCGGTGTCAAGGTGATGATGAATGAATTGGAAGATGTTTTGCACGGTACATTTTTACTTCGCGATCTTTCTCCCAAAACAATGGATTTTATTGCAGGTTTCGGCGAGAGACTTTCTGCTTATATCATTAGTGAAGCATTTCAAGAACCCGGTATTTTACCTGATTACTATTGCCCCGAATTTTTAGATGCAAGAAAATTCATTCGCACCAATAATCAATATGGCTCGGCACAAGTTGATTTTGAAGCAACAACTATACTTATAGCACCATTAAAGGAAAAAATGCTTCACCCCGAAGAGCCGCTTTTCCCAATTATCACAGGCTTTATTGGATCAACCGAAAGTGGCCATTCAACAACCTTAGGTCGTGGTGGCTCTGATTACACTGCTTCTATTTTTGGCGCCGCGCTTAATTCAGATGAAATTCAGATTTGGACCGATGTTGACGGGTTTATGACGGCCGACCCGCGAAAAGTGAGCACTGCCTTTCCTATTCCTTTCATGAGCTATGAAGAAGCATTGGAAATGTCGAATTCTGGAGCAAAAGTATTGTATCCACCGACAGTTCAACCTGCGATGCTTAAGAAAATTCCAATTCGAATTTGCAACACTTTTAACCCTTCTTTTGAAGGCACCGTCATTTCAACAAAACCTTCTAACCCTGAAAGTCCGGTGTGCGGGATTTCCTCACTTGATGGCGTTTCGTTGCTGAGGCTTCAAGGCACCGGTTTGGTAAGAGTTGTTGGAACAGCGCGAAGGATGTTTACAGCTCTCTCTGAGGCTGGGATTAATGTCATTCTTATTTCTCAAGCTTCTTCGGAACACTCGATTTGCGTGGCAATTTCTCCAAGCGAAGCCAATAAGGCAAAACTGGCCGTTACTGAAGCGTTTAAATCCGAAATCCAAAATGGCGTTATCGAAGAGGTAACTTTAGAAAATGACTTATGCATTGTGGCTGCTGTTGGAGAAAACATGAGAAGCCGAACAGGGATTTCCGGGTGGCTATTTCAAACGCTTGGCAAAAACGGGATCAATATCATTGCAATTGCGCAAGGCTCTGCCGAACGCAATATTTCAATTGTGATTCGAAAAGTTGACGAATCCAAGGCGCTAAATGTTTTGCATGAAGTCTTCTTTCTCTCGAATAAAAAGGTTGTGAATCTCTTTATGATTGGAACAGGACTCATTGGCGGAACCTTTCTTAAACAACTTCAAGCACACACCACGATTCTGAGGGAAAATCAAGCTTTGGAGCTCCGCGTTGTCGGGCTTGCAAGAAGTAAAAAAATGATATTTGAAAAGAACGGAATCCGTCTTGAAAATTGGAAATCGGAATTGGAGAAAAGCAATATACCAATGAGCCTCAGTGGGTTTATTGATGAAATGAAGCGGCTCAATATGCCCAACAGCATTTTTATTGATTGCACATCAAATGATACGGTTGCTTCGGTTTACAATGATGTTCTCTCATCCTCAATTTCTGTTGTGACTCCGAATAAGCGGGCAAATTCCGGAAGCTTTTCTGCATTTCGTGAAATGCATCTTAATGCAATAAAAAACGACGTGAAGTTTTTGTATGAAACCAACGTTGGTGCAGGTTTACCGGTGATCAACACCTTAAATGATTTGCTTGCGAGCGGCGATCAGATTATCAAAATCGAAGCCGTACTTTCGGGTTCACTCTCCTTTATCTTTAATACATTTAAGCCCGGGATGAAGTTTAGTGAAGTGGTTAAGCTTGCCAAAGAGCAAGGTTATACTGAGCCTGACCCAAGGGATGATTTAAGTGGTACGGATGTCGCGCGTAAAATCCTCATTCTTTCTCGCGTGGCGGGAGCGCCGCTTGAACTGAGTGATGTATCGGTGAATCCATTTCTACCAAAAGAATGTTTTGATGCTGAATCTGTCGATTCTTTTTTCAAGGAGCTTGAAAAACTTGATGGTGAGTTCGAATTGATGGTTTCTGATTCGGAAAAGAAGGGTGAGAAGCTACGATTTATCGCCGCCTTCGAAAATGGAAGAGCCAGTGTTTCTTTACAATCCGTTGATATGTCGCATCCTTTTTATTTGCTTTCAGGAAGTGACAATATTATTTCATACACAACCTTACGCTACAAGGAGAGACCTCTCGTAATTAAAGGGCCGGGAGCTGGTGCAGAGGTAACAGCGGCGGGGGTTTTCGCAAATGTGATTTCGATTAGCTCTTATCTCTCCTAA